Proteins from a single region of Aphis gossypii isolate Hap1 unplaced genomic scaffold, ASM2018417v2 Contig00087, whole genome shotgun sequence:
- the LOC126553155 gene encoding zinc finger BED domain-containing protein 5-like, with translation MERWLKKGTLKRSSQEPEYFAVNSSHIDNHSNNENDTNEITPKYFKKCRKYDESYISLGFMNNNDNPQCVICSKVLPNSSMAPAKMRRHLESVHGELKEKNVEFFIRKRDELLKSINCMIQTTKTVNEKATEASYLVSYQIAQRGEAYTIAESLIKPCAMEMVKCMLDEKSAKEISKIPILIDNRINDLAADIQNELVFRLKSCKFALQMDESTDVAGLTILIVIVRYQHESTLLEDLLLCKSLPTRTTGAEIFDLLNSFLEGNEIPWENCVDICTDGAKAMSGIINGAVQRIKNIAKNCSSSHCMIHRQALAAKKLSVSFKKALDEVVKIINFIKSRPLQNRLFKILCEDMGSVHTSLLLHTEVRWLFRGKILTRIFELRDEVRAFFLEHNFELKDRFLDQMWLLKVAYLSDIFTKINELNFTLQGRHVNVFTAHEKIHAFKKKLDFWKICMSSNKFDCFPTIKCFSKEEEVKINEVFIEEIIQHLTGLSEGFNQYFPNDQQVKYKNELWIKNPFIVNTRPPAMSAKEYETFIEFTSDSSLQEKFKSMPLAEFWCNSKDEYPQLSQKAVLALLPFATTYMCETGFSTYVSTKTKYRNRLDAEPNMLLQLSSIKPNIKNICNNKKQFHASH, from the coding sequence atGGAGAGATGGCTTAAAAAAGGAACTCTAAAACGTTCCTCTCAAGAACCTGAATATTTTGCGGTGAACTCAAGTCATATTGATAACCATAGTAATAATGAGAATGATACAAATGAAATCaccccaaaatattttaaaaaatgtagaaagTATGATGAAAGTTACATATCATTaggatttatgaataataatgataatcctCAGTGCGTTATTTGCAGCAAAGTTCTCCCAAATAGCTCTATGGCTCCAGCTAAAATGCGTCGTCATTTAGAATCTGTTCACGGTgaacttaaagaaaaaaatgtagaattcTTTATTCGAAAGCGTGACgaactattaaaatcaataaactgTATGATTCAAACCACAAAAACTGTGAATGAAAAAGCAACCGAAGCTTCTTATTTAGTTAGCTATCAGATAGCTCAACGCGGTGAAGCTTACACAATTGCCGAAAGTCTAATAAAACCTTGTGCTATGGAGAtggtaaaatgtatgttagaTGAAAAATCTGCAAAAGAAATATCTAAAATCCCAATATTGATAGATAATCGTATTAATGATTTAGCAGCCGATATACAGAATGAACTTGTTTTTCGTCTCAAATCGTGCAAATTTGCATTACAAATGGATGAGTCTACCGATGTAGCTGggcttacaatattaattgtcatCGTTAGGTATCAACACGAAAGCACATTATTGGAAGATCTTCTTTTATGCAAATCTCTACCAACACGTACTACTGGAGCTGAAATATTTGATCTTCTAAATTCATTTCTTGAAGGAAATGAAATACCATGGGAAAACTGCGTTGATATCTGTACCGATGGAGCAAAGGCTATGAGTGGTATAATTAATGGAGCTGTACagcgtattaaaaatattgcaaaaaaCTGTTCTAGTAGCCACTGTATGATACATAGACAGGCACTCGCTGCAAAAAAGTTATCTGTTAGTTTTAAGAAAGCTCTTGATGAAGtcgtaaaaatcataaacttcATAAAATCTCGGCCTCTTCAAAATCGTTTATTCAAAATCCTATGTGAGGACATGGGAAGTGTACATACTTCTCTTCTCTTACATACCGAGGTCAGGTGGTTATTTCGAGGAAAGATACTAACtcgtatttttgaattaaggGACGAGGTACGTGCTTTTTTTTTGGAACACAATTTCGAATTAAAAGATCGATTTCTTGATCAAATGTGGCTACTTAAAGTCGCCTATTTAagtgatatttttacaaaaatcaatgaGCTTAATTTCACACTTCAAGGCAGACACGTAAATGTTTTTACTGCACACGAAAAAATTCATGCTTTTAAGAAAAAGTtagatttttggaaaatttgtATGAGCTCCAACAAGTTTGATTGCTTTCCTACAATTAAATGCTTTTCGAAAGAGGAAGAGGTCAAAATTAATGAAGTTTTCATTGAGGAAATTATTCAGCACCTCACTGGATTGAGTGAAGGATTCAACCAGTATTTTCCAAATGACCAACaggtgaaatataaaaatgaactgTGGATTAAAAATCCATTTATTGTCAATACACGACCTCCAGCCATGTCAGCAAAAGAATATGAAACctttattgaatttacatCTGATTCGTCGCTgcaagaaaaatttaaatcaatgccATTAGCAGAATTTTGGTGCAATTCAAAAGATGAATATCCTCAATTGTCACAAAAGGCCGTGTTGGCACTTTTACCATTTGCAACCACGTATATGTGTGAAACGGGGTTCTCTACCTATGTAtcgacaaaaacaaaataccgcAACAGACTTGATGCCGAACctaatatgttattacaacTTTCGTCAATAAAGCccaatattaagaatatttgtaataataaaaagcaatTTCACGCATCtcattaa